The nucleotide window GCCCGCTGAGTTATTTTCACCGGCGGCCTGTTGTAGCGGCTCTAGCCTTCGCGCTGTCTTAATGATGCTACAGAAAATTTCTTTGAGTGCGCTGGCTCTGCTACTGGGCACTGCGCTGCCGGCTACACAGGCGCAAACGCAAACCACCCCGCCCACGCAGGTGCAGGTGGCACGGCAGTTTCTGCAGGCGGTATTGCGGGCCGATTACCCGGCGGCGTACGGCTTGCTGGATGCCAGCGTGACGCAGCGGATAACGGCAGCCCGGTTTGCGGAGGTGATGCGGCCGGTGCATGCGCAGGCCCAGCACTTTGGCCCCGGCTTCGACCTATATAAGCTGGGGCTGCGGCTGGGCGAAGGCGGGAGTGTACGCTATTTCTGCGCCTTCACGTTCAAGAAAGACACCCTGGCAGGAGCGCCCCACCTGCAATTGGACGTTTCCTTCCGGGACTCGGTGGCTACGCGGGTGCTGTATTTTACGCCGGTGCCGGCCCGGCCCGGTCAGCCCAGCCTGCCGCTGCCTTAGGCCGGCAGGGAAATTTTGCCGCACAATACCGCCGGGGTGCCGGCCGCGTGCAGCTGCGTAGGCGTGCCAGCCACACTCTCATTGGCCAGCAGCGCGAACAGAACGGCTTCTTTCGCATCGGGAGATACTCCCAGCAAATCAGTACTGGCCAGCCTGCAGGAGGGCAGCTTTCGTTGCAGCGCCGCCAGCAGCGTAGCATTATGCGCGCCTCCACCACTTACATATACAGCCAACGCCGGCATCGGCCCGAATGCCAGTTGCAAGGCCCGGGCTACGCTCGTGGCGCTAAGCTCGGTGAGGGTAGCCAGTAAATCCTCAAGGCCCATTGTTGGTGTTTCGCTTCGTTCCTGGGCCCGGCGCAGGTAAGCGGCACTGAACAGCTCCGGGCCGGTAGTTTTGGGCAGTGGCGCCGCAAAAAACGGATGATCCAGCAAAGCCGTGAGCAGGCCGGAATGCACCAGCCCGGCAGCCGCCAGCTGGCCTCCTTCATCGTAAGCCAGCTCCGGCCGCCGGGCACGGATAACCGAATCCAGCAGGGTGTTGGCCGGGCCCGTGTCCGTGCTGAATACGGGGCGCGCATCGTTCTGCAGGGAAGGCAGAAAGGTGAAGTTGGCAATGCCGCCCAGGTTGAGCAGTACGCGGGCTTCCGTGGGGCTGCTCAGTAGCAGATAGTCGCCGTAGGTGGCCAGGGGAGCTCCTTCGCCCCCGGCTGCTACGTGTTTCTGCCGGAAGTCACTGACGGTGATAATGCCGGTACGCATGGCCAGCTGGTCGCCGTCGCCGAGCTGTAGGGTGGCGTTCTGACCCTGGAAGTCGGGCTGCCAATGCTGATGGTGCGGGGCGTGGAAAACCGTTTGGCCGTGGCTGGCGAGCAAATCTACCGCTGCGGGCAACACCTGCCACTCATGCAGGCAATCCAGCACCATATCGGCGTGCAGCTGGCCCAGCCACGGATGCAGCAGCGTGAGGTACTCCAGACTCACCTGGGGCTGGGCAAATACCTGCCGGATGCGCCGCCGCACCTCATCCGAGTACGGCACAGTGGCAAACTGTTCCAGCTCCAGCCGGGTGCCTGGCCCGTGCCCGTGCAGGCGGCAAAGGGCCACATCCAGCCCGTCCAGCGAGGTGCCCGACATCAGCCCCACAATGCGGCGGCTGGGCTGTTGCGCAAGCTGGTACAGACGGGCGACGTGCGGATTCAAGAAGCTGAGCGGCTGAATGGGTTTTTGGTTGAATAGGTTTCTGGTTGAATGGCTCGGCCTGTAGCCAAAAGCCATTCAACCAGAAACCTATTCAACCCTTTAGTCAATTTTCTTTCCGGCCATAGCCTGGCTGATGGAAATGTTCATGACCCGCTCGGCGAAGGGGCGCGTCAGCTCTTCCAACTCGTCTACGGCTTTCAGAATTACGTCTTTTTCCTGGGTGGTGAGGGCCGCTTTGAGTTCGGCTACGCCCGCCGTCGTCTGCGTAGTTTCCTCGGCGGTGAGGTGCTGGCCGTTTTTGGCCACGAAGCGCTCCACCTGATAAAGCATCTGCTCGGCCACAGTGCGGGCCTCAATCACCATGCGGGCGGCAATATCCTCCCGGGCGTGGGTCATCGAGTCCATCAGCATCTGCTCCACCTGCTCGTCTGTGAGGCCATACTGGGGCTTGATTTCCACTTCCTGCCGGGTGCTGGAGCGCAACTCAATAGCCTCAACTTTTAGAATCCCGTCGGCATTCAGGATAAAGTTGACGTCGACCTTGGGCAGGCCGGCGGGCATGGCCGGGATACCGCACAGGTCGAACTCGGCCAGCTTGCGGTTTTCCTTCACCAAGTCCCGCTCGCCCTGGTACACCGAAATCTTCAGGTTCACCTGCCCATCCACGGAGGTAGTATACTGGCGGCCGGCCTTGGTCGGAATTTTGGAGTTGCGCGGAATAATCGGGTCCATCAGCCCGCCCAGCGTTTCGATGCCCAGCGTGAGGGGAGTTACGTCCAGCAGCAGCACGTCGCGGCGGTTGCCACCCAGAATATCGGCCTGAATGGCGGCTCCCAGGGCTACCACTTCGTCGGGGTTCAGGGAGTTGTTGGCTTGCTGCTGGAAAAACGCCGAAACCGCGTTGTACACCAGAGGCACGCGGGTAGAGCCGCCCACCAGCAGTACGGCCGTCAGGTCCTGGGGCTGCAGCTTGGCATCGGCCAGGGCTATACGGCAGGAGGCAATAGTGCGCTCCACCAGCGGCCGGATCAGCTCCTCAAATTCTGGGCGCGTCAGGCGAAGCACCAGGTTGTCGAGGAAGTTGGCTCCGAAGTCGTCGTGCTGGCTAAGGTAGCGCTTGGCGGCTTCGGCCAGCAGGCGCAGCTCCTGCTGCAGCGGACCGTTGTCGGCCAGGGTGGAAGCCAGATTGTGCTGCTGGGTCCAGTGGTTGATGATGGCGCGGTCTAGGTCGTCGCCGCCAAGGTAGGTGTCGCCGTTGGTGCTGAGCACCTCAAAAATACCCTGGTGCAGGTGCAGGATGCTGATATCAAAGGTGCCGCCGCCTAGGTCGTACACGGCCACGGTTTTCTCTTCTTCGGGGTCGAGGCCGATGCCGTAGGCCAGCGCGGCGGCCGTGGGCTCGTTCACGATGCGCAGTACTTCCAGCCCGGCCAGGCGGCCGGCGTCGCGGGTGGCCTGGCGCTGGGAGTCGTTGAAGTAGGCGGGCACCGTAATCACGGCTTTGTTGACGGGCGTTTTGAGGGCGTGCTCGGCGCGGGCGCGCAGCTCCTTCAGGATTTCGGCCGACAGCTCGATGGGGGAGTAGAACTTCTCGCCCACCCGGATTTTTACCAGCCCTTCGGAGTTGTCGTCGATGACCTTGTAGCCCAGGTCGCGGGCGTGCTGGCCCAGGTCTTTGTAGGATTTGCCCAGCAGGCGCTTCACCGAGTAAATCGTGTTCTGCGGATCGGTAAGCAGGTAGTCTTTGGCCTCGGTGCCCACAATGGGCGTTTCGCCGCCGGCCGGGAAGTGCACCACTGAAGGCAC belongs to Hymenobacter sp. J193 and includes:
- a CDS encoding anhydro-N-acetylmuramic acid kinase, which encodes MNPHVARLYQLAQQPSRRIVGLMSGTSLDGLDVALCRLHGHGPGTRLELEQFATVPYSDEVRRRIRQVFAQPQVSLEYLTLLHPWLGQLHADMVLDCLHEWQVLPAAVDLLASHGQTVFHAPHHQHWQPDFQGQNATLQLGDGDQLAMRTGIITVSDFRQKHVAAGGEGAPLATYGDYLLLSSPTEARVLLNLGGIANFTFLPSLQNDARPVFSTDTGPANTLLDSVIRARRPELAYDEGGQLAAAGLVHSGLLTALLDHPFFAAPLPKTTGPELFSAAYLRRAQERSETPTMGLEDLLATLTELSATSVARALQLAFGPMPALAVYVSGGGAHNATLLAALQRKLPSCRLASTDLLGVSPDAKEAVLFALLANESVAGTPTQLHAAGTPAVLCGKISLPA
- the hscA gene encoding Fe-S protein assembly chaperone HscA produces the protein MAKVAINLSTGSIQQEEIIVGIDLGTTNSLVAYIHPDGRQPVAINDQGRGTIVPSVVHFPAGGETPIVGTEAKDYLLTDPQNTIYSVKRLLGKSYKDLGQHARDLGYKVIDDNSEGLVKIRVGEKFYSPIELSAEILKELRARAEHALKTPVNKAVITVPAYFNDSQRQATRDAGRLAGLEVLRIVNEPTAAALAYGIGLDPEEEKTVAVYDLGGGTFDISILHLHQGIFEVLSTNGDTYLGGDDLDRAIINHWTQQHNLASTLADNGPLQQELRLLAEAAKRYLSQHDDFGANFLDNLVLRLTRPEFEELIRPLVERTIASCRIALADAKLQPQDLTAVLLVGGSTRVPLVYNAVSAFFQQQANNSLNPDEVVALGAAIQADILGGNRRDVLLLDVTPLTLGIETLGGLMDPIIPRNSKIPTKAGRQYTTSVDGQVNLKISVYQGERDLVKENRKLAEFDLCGIPAMPAGLPKVDVNFILNADGILKVEAIELRSSTRQEVEIKPQYGLTDEQVEQMLMDSMTHAREDIAARMVIEARTVAEQMLYQVERFVAKNGQHLTAEETTQTTAGVAELKAALTTQEKDVILKAVDELEELTRPFAERVMNISISQAMAGKKID